From a single Hemibagrus wyckioides isolate EC202008001 linkage group LG27, SWU_Hwy_1.0, whole genome shotgun sequence genomic region:
- the LOC131347396 gene encoding uncharacterized protein LOC131347396 isoform X8: MVLGNTMDSHKTFMDHLTKSPRLREVHSIKDSDVIIAFVPIVSRAGTDIQAAMKKIPKDKPVVLVVLHHTFNPDAVVPEVRSYVYREDVFVVDCLFHEDQGLLRSPRNDAAIRAVKNHLNREDHPEVDHYSQKDRAAVNAACDVARYGACGGAGTGVVGDVRPNVERKNVNTTQHSYIQEESPAPESSICCLSYSWVDCSLCYWIFLVAVIGAVFGAVFGAAIGAAIGAAIGARCNAGYNATCDARDGAGIGAGIGVVFHVVGGVVIFMIVKCCK; this comes from the exons ATGGTCCTTGGGAACACCATGGATTCCCACAAGACCTTTATGGATCATCTCACAAAATCACCAAGGCTTCGTGAAGTCCATTCCATAAAGGACAGTGATGTCATCATTGCTTTTGTCCCAATCGTGTCTCGAGCTGGTACTGACATTCAGGCTGCAATGAAGAAGATTCCTA aggatAAGCCTGTTGTTCTCGTGGTGCTCCACCACACCTTTAATCCAGATGCCGTTGTTCCAGAAGTTAGATCCTATGTGTACAGGGAGGATGTGTTTGTTGTAGATTGTCTCTTTCATGAAGATCAAGGGTTGTTGAGATCCCCGCGCAACGACGCCGCAATCAGAGCCGTGAAGAATCACCTGAACAGAGAGGATCACCCTGAG gtggACCACTACTCTCAGAAAGACCGTGCTGCAGTTAATGCTGCGTGTGATGTTGCTCGTTATGGTGCATGTGGTGGTGCAGGTACTGGTGTGGTTGGTG ATGTCAGACCCAATGTGGAAAGGAAGAATgtcaacacaactcaacacagTTATATCCAAGAAGAATCACCTGCTCCTGAAAGTTCTATATGCTGCTTGTCTTACAGTTGG gtgGACTGCAGCCTTTGCTATTGGATATTCCTTGTTGCAGTTATTGGTGCAGTTTTTGGTGCAGTTTTTGGTGCAGCTATTGGTGCGGCTATTGGTGCGGCTATTGGTGCACGTTGTAATGCAGGTTATAATGCAACTTGTGATGCACGTGATGGTGCAGGTATTGGTGCAGGTATCGGTGTGGTTTTTCATGTGGTTGGTGGTGTGGTCATTTTTATGATCGTTAAATGTTGTAAATAG
- the LOC131347396 gene encoding uncharacterized protein LOC131347396 isoform X1, translating into MGQGITRCFVMVLGNTMDSHKNFMDHLTKSPRLREVHSIKDSDVIIAFVPIVSRAGTDIQAAMKKIPKDKPVVLVVLHHTFNLDAVVPDVRPYVNREDVFVVDCLFHEDQGLLRSPRNDDAIRAVKNHLIREDHPEVDHYSQKDRAAVNAACDVARYGACGGAGTGVVGDDGLLRSPHNDNTEKNDKTDKDEVDHNSQKVHAAVNGACDVARYGACGGAGTGVVGDVRPNVERKNVNTTQHSYIQEESPAPESSICCLSYSWVDCSLCYWIFLVAVIGAVFGAVFGAAIGAAIGAAIGARCNAGYNATCDARDGAGIGAGIGVVFHVVGGVVIFMIVKCCK; encoded by the exons ATGGGTCAAG GAATTACCAGATGTTTTGTCATGGTCCTTGGGAACACCATGGATTCTCACAAGAACTTTATGGATCATCTCACAAAATCACCAAGGCTTCGTGAAGTCCATTCCATAAAGGACAGTGATGTCATCATTGCTTTTGTCCCAATCGTGTCTCGAGCTGGTACTGACATTCAGGCTGCAATGAAGAAGATTCCTA aggATAAGCCTGTCGTTCTCGTGGTGCTCCACCACACCTTTAATCTAGATGCCGTTGTTCCAGATGTCAGACCCTATGTGAACAGGGAGGATGTGTTTGTTGTAGATTGTCTCTTTCATGAAGACCAAGGGTTGTTGAGATCCCCGCGCAACGACGACGCAATCAGAGCCGTGAAGAATCACCTGATCAGAGAGGATCACCCTGAG gtggACCACTACTCTCAGAAAGACCGTGCTGCAGTTAATGCTGCGTGTGATGTTGCTCGTTATGGTGCATGTGGTGGTGCAGGTACTGGTGTGGTTGGTG ATGATGGGCTGTTGAGATCCCCGCACAACGACAACACAGAGAAGAATGACAAAACGGACAAAGATGAG gtGGACCACAACTCTCAGAAAGTCCATGCTGCAGTTAATGGTGCGTGTGATGTTGCTCGTTATGGTGCATGTGGTGGTGCAGGTACTGGTGTAGTTGGTG ATGTCAGACCCAATGTGGAAAGGAAGAATgtcaacacaactcaacacagTTATATCCAAGAAGAATCACCTGCTCCTGAAAGTTCTATATGCTGCTTGTCTTACAGTTGG gtgGACTGCAGCCTTTGCTATTGGATATTCCTTGTTGCAGTTATTGGTGCAGTTTTTGGTGCAGTTTTTGGTGCAGCTATTGGTGCGGCTATTGGTGCGGCTATTGGTGCACGTTGTAATGCAGGTTATAATGCAACTTGTGATGCACGTGATGGTGCAGGTATTGGTGCAGGTATCGGTGTGGTTTTTCATGTGGTTGGTGGTGTGGTCATTTTTATGATCGTTAAATGTTGTAAATAG
- the LOC131347396 gene encoding uncharacterized protein LOC131347396 isoform X2: protein MGQGITRCFVMVLGNTMDSHKNFMDHLTKSPRLREVHSIKDSDVIIAFVPIVSRAGTDIQAAMKKIPKDKPVVLVVLHHTFNLDAVVPDVRPYVNREDVFVVDCLFHEDQGLLRSPRNDDAIRAVKNHLIREDHPEVDHYSQKDRAAVNAACDVARYGACGGADDGLLRSPHNDNTEKNDKTDKDEVDHNSQKVHAAVNGACDVARYGACGGAGTGVVGDVRPNVERKNVNTTQHSYIQEESPAPESSICCLSYSWVDCSLCYWIFLVAVIGAVFGAVFGAAIGAAIGAAIGARCNAGYNATCDARDGAGIGAGIGVVFHVVGGVVIFMIVKCCK, encoded by the exons ATGGGTCAAG GAATTACCAGATGTTTTGTCATGGTCCTTGGGAACACCATGGATTCTCACAAGAACTTTATGGATCATCTCACAAAATCACCAAGGCTTCGTGAAGTCCATTCCATAAAGGACAGTGATGTCATCATTGCTTTTGTCCCAATCGTGTCTCGAGCTGGTACTGACATTCAGGCTGCAATGAAGAAGATTCCTA aggATAAGCCTGTCGTTCTCGTGGTGCTCCACCACACCTTTAATCTAGATGCCGTTGTTCCAGATGTCAGACCCTATGTGAACAGGGAGGATGTGTTTGTTGTAGATTGTCTCTTTCATGAAGACCAAGGGTTGTTGAGATCCCCGCGCAACGACGACGCAATCAGAGCCGTGAAGAATCACCTGATCAGAGAGGATCACCCTGAG gtggACCACTACTCTCAGAAAGACCGTGCTGCAGTTAATGCTGCGTGTGATGTTGCTCGTTATGGTGCATGTGGTGGTGCAG ATGATGGGCTGTTGAGATCCCCGCACAACGACAACACAGAGAAGAATGACAAAACGGACAAAGATGAG gtGGACCACAACTCTCAGAAAGTCCATGCTGCAGTTAATGGTGCGTGTGATGTTGCTCGTTATGGTGCATGTGGTGGTGCAGGTACTGGTGTAGTTGGTG ATGTCAGACCCAATGTGGAAAGGAAGAATgtcaacacaactcaacacagTTATATCCAAGAAGAATCACCTGCTCCTGAAAGTTCTATATGCTGCTTGTCTTACAGTTGG gtgGACTGCAGCCTTTGCTATTGGATATTCCTTGTTGCAGTTATTGGTGCAGTTTTTGGTGCAGTTTTTGGTGCAGCTATTGGTGCGGCTATTGGTGCGGCTATTGGTGCACGTTGTAATGCAGGTTATAATGCAACTTGTGATGCACGTGATGGTGCAGGTATTGGTGCAGGTATCGGTGTGGTTTTTCATGTGGTTGGTGGTGTGGTCATTTTTATGATCGTTAAATGTTGTAAATAG
- the LOC131347396 gene encoding uncharacterized protein LOC131347396 isoform X3: MGQGITRCFVMVLGNTMDSHKNFMDHLTKSPRLREVHSIKDSDVIIAFVPIVSRAGTDIQAAMKKIPKDKPVVLVVLHHTFNLDAVVPDVRPYVNREDVFVVDCLFHEDQGLLRSPRNDDAIRAVKNHLIREDHPEVDHYSQKDRAAVNAACDVARYGACGGAGTGVVGDDGLLRSPHNDNTEKNDKTDKDEVDHNSQKVHAAVNGACDVARYGACGGADVRPNVERKNVNTTQHSYIQEESPAPESSICCLSYSWVDCSLCYWIFLVAVIGAVFGAVFGAAIGAAIGAAIGARCNAGYNATCDARDGAGIGAGIGVVFHVVGGVVIFMIVKCCK, encoded by the exons ATGGGTCAAG GAATTACCAGATGTTTTGTCATGGTCCTTGGGAACACCATGGATTCTCACAAGAACTTTATGGATCATCTCACAAAATCACCAAGGCTTCGTGAAGTCCATTCCATAAAGGACAGTGATGTCATCATTGCTTTTGTCCCAATCGTGTCTCGAGCTGGTACTGACATTCAGGCTGCAATGAAGAAGATTCCTA aggATAAGCCTGTCGTTCTCGTGGTGCTCCACCACACCTTTAATCTAGATGCCGTTGTTCCAGATGTCAGACCCTATGTGAACAGGGAGGATGTGTTTGTTGTAGATTGTCTCTTTCATGAAGACCAAGGGTTGTTGAGATCCCCGCGCAACGACGACGCAATCAGAGCCGTGAAGAATCACCTGATCAGAGAGGATCACCCTGAG gtggACCACTACTCTCAGAAAGACCGTGCTGCAGTTAATGCTGCGTGTGATGTTGCTCGTTATGGTGCATGTGGTGGTGCAGGTACTGGTGTGGTTGGTG ATGATGGGCTGTTGAGATCCCCGCACAACGACAACACAGAGAAGAATGACAAAACGGACAAAGATGAG gtGGACCACAACTCTCAGAAAGTCCATGCTGCAGTTAATGGTGCGTGTGATGTTGCTCGTTATGGTGCATGTGGTGGTGCAG ATGTCAGACCCAATGTGGAAAGGAAGAATgtcaacacaactcaacacagTTATATCCAAGAAGAATCACCTGCTCCTGAAAGTTCTATATGCTGCTTGTCTTACAGTTGG gtgGACTGCAGCCTTTGCTATTGGATATTCCTTGTTGCAGTTATTGGTGCAGTTTTTGGTGCAGTTTTTGGTGCAGCTATTGGTGCGGCTATTGGTGCGGCTATTGGTGCACGTTGTAATGCAGGTTATAATGCAACTTGTGATGCACGTGATGGTGCAGGTATTGGTGCAGGTATCGGTGTGGTTTTTCATGTGGTTGGTGGTGTGGTCATTTTTATGATCGTTAAATGTTGTAAATAG
- the LOC131347396 gene encoding uncharacterized protein LOC131347396 isoform X7, translating to MGQGITRCFVMVLGNTMDSHKNFMDHLTKSPRLREVHSIKDSDVIIAFVPIVSRAGTDIQAAMKKIPKDKPVVLVVLHHTFNLDAVVPDVRPYVNREDVFVVDCLFHEDQGLLRSPRNDDAIRAVKNHLIREDHPEVDHYSQKDRAAVNAACDVARYGACGGADVRPNVERKNVNTTQHSYIQEESPAPESSICCLSYSWVDCSLCYWIFLVAVIGAVFGAVFGAAIGAAIGAAIGARCNAGYNATCDARDGAGIGAGIGVVFHVVGGVVIFMIVKCCK from the exons ATGGGTCAAG GAATTACCAGATGTTTTGTCATGGTCCTTGGGAACACCATGGATTCTCACAAGAACTTTATGGATCATCTCACAAAATCACCAAGGCTTCGTGAAGTCCATTCCATAAAGGACAGTGATGTCATCATTGCTTTTGTCCCAATCGTGTCTCGAGCTGGTACTGACATTCAGGCTGCAATGAAGAAGATTCCTA aggATAAGCCTGTCGTTCTCGTGGTGCTCCACCACACCTTTAATCTAGATGCCGTTGTTCCAGATGTCAGACCCTATGTGAACAGGGAGGATGTGTTTGTTGTAGATTGTCTCTTTCATGAAGACCAAGGGTTGTTGAGATCCCCGCGCAACGACGACGCAATCAGAGCCGTGAAGAATCACCTGATCAGAGAGGATCACCCTGAG gtggACCACTACTCTCAGAAAGACCGTGCTGCAGTTAATGCTGCGTGTGATGTTGCTCGTTATGGTGCATGTGGTGGTGCAG ATGTCAGACCCAATGTGGAAAGGAAGAATgtcaacacaactcaacacagTTATATCCAAGAAGAATCACCTGCTCCTGAAAGTTCTATATGCTGCTTGTCTTACAGTTGG gtgGACTGCAGCCTTTGCTATTGGATATTCCTTGTTGCAGTTATTGGTGCAGTTTTTGGTGCAGTTTTTGGTGCAGCTATTGGTGCGGCTATTGGTGCGGCTATTGGTGCACGTTGTAATGCAGGTTATAATGCAACTTGTGATGCACGTGATGGTGCAGGTATTGGTGCAGGTATCGGTGTGGTTTTTCATGTGGTTGGTGGTGTGGTCATTTTTATGATCGTTAAATGTTGTAAATAG
- the LOC131347396 gene encoding uncharacterized protein LOC131347396 isoform X6, with protein MGQGITRCFVMVLGNTMDSHKNFMDHLTKSPRLREVHSIKDSDVIIAFVPIVSRAGTDIQAAMKKIPKDKPVVLVVLHHTFNLDAVVPDVRPYVNREDVFVVDCLFHEDQGLLRSPRNDDAIRAVKNHLIREDHPEVDHYSQKDRAAVNAACDVARYGACGGAGTGVVGDVRPNVERKNVNTTQHSYIQEESPAPESSICCLSYSWVDCSLCYWIFLVAVIGAVFGAVFGAAIGAAIGAAIGARCNAGYNATCDARDGAGIGAGIGVVFHVVGGVVIFMIVKCCK; from the exons ATGGGTCAAG GAATTACCAGATGTTTTGTCATGGTCCTTGGGAACACCATGGATTCTCACAAGAACTTTATGGATCATCTCACAAAATCACCAAGGCTTCGTGAAGTCCATTCCATAAAGGACAGTGATGTCATCATTGCTTTTGTCCCAATCGTGTCTCGAGCTGGTACTGACATTCAGGCTGCAATGAAGAAGATTCCTA aggATAAGCCTGTCGTTCTCGTGGTGCTCCACCACACCTTTAATCTAGATGCCGTTGTTCCAGATGTCAGACCCTATGTGAACAGGGAGGATGTGTTTGTTGTAGATTGTCTCTTTCATGAAGACCAAGGGTTGTTGAGATCCCCGCGCAACGACGACGCAATCAGAGCCGTGAAGAATCACCTGATCAGAGAGGATCACCCTGAG gtggACCACTACTCTCAGAAAGACCGTGCTGCAGTTAATGCTGCGTGTGATGTTGCTCGTTATGGTGCATGTGGTGGTGCAGGTACTGGTGTGGTTGGTG ATGTCAGACCCAATGTGGAAAGGAAGAATgtcaacacaactcaacacagTTATATCCAAGAAGAATCACCTGCTCCTGAAAGTTCTATATGCTGCTTGTCTTACAGTTGG gtgGACTGCAGCCTTTGCTATTGGATATTCCTTGTTGCAGTTATTGGTGCAGTTTTTGGTGCAGTTTTTGGTGCAGCTATTGGTGCGGCTATTGGTGCGGCTATTGGTGCACGTTGTAATGCAGGTTATAATGCAACTTGTGATGCACGTGATGGTGCAGGTATTGGTGCAGGTATCGGTGTGGTTTTTCATGTGGTTGGTGGTGTGGTCATTTTTATGATCGTTAAATGTTGTAAATAG
- the LOC131347396 gene encoding uncharacterized protein LOC131347396 isoform X4, producing MGQGITRCFVMVLGNTMDSHKNFMDHLTKSPRLREVHSIKDSDVIIAFVPIVSRAGTDIQAAMKKIPKDKPVVLVVLHHTFNLDAVVPDVRPYVNREDVFVVDCLFHEDQGLLRSPRNDDAIRAVKNHLIREDHPEVDHYSQKDRAAVNAACDVARYGACGGAGTGVVGDDGLLRSPHNDNTEKNDKTDKDEVDHNSQKVHAAVNDVRPNVERKNVNTTQHSYIQEESPAPESSICCLSYSWVDCSLCYWIFLVAVIGAVFGAVFGAAIGAAIGAAIGARCNAGYNATCDARDGAGIGAGIGVVFHVVGGVVIFMIVKCCK from the exons ATGGGTCAAG GAATTACCAGATGTTTTGTCATGGTCCTTGGGAACACCATGGATTCTCACAAGAACTTTATGGATCATCTCACAAAATCACCAAGGCTTCGTGAAGTCCATTCCATAAAGGACAGTGATGTCATCATTGCTTTTGTCCCAATCGTGTCTCGAGCTGGTACTGACATTCAGGCTGCAATGAAGAAGATTCCTA aggATAAGCCTGTCGTTCTCGTGGTGCTCCACCACACCTTTAATCTAGATGCCGTTGTTCCAGATGTCAGACCCTATGTGAACAGGGAGGATGTGTTTGTTGTAGATTGTCTCTTTCATGAAGACCAAGGGTTGTTGAGATCCCCGCGCAACGACGACGCAATCAGAGCCGTGAAGAATCACCTGATCAGAGAGGATCACCCTGAG gtggACCACTACTCTCAGAAAGACCGTGCTGCAGTTAATGCTGCGTGTGATGTTGCTCGTTATGGTGCATGTGGTGGTGCAGGTACTGGTGTGGTTGGTG ATGATGGGCTGTTGAGATCCCCGCACAACGACAACACAGAGAAGAATGACAAAACGGACAAAGATGAG gtGGACCACAACTCTCAGAAAGTCCATGCTGCAGTTAATG ATGTCAGACCCAATGTGGAAAGGAAGAATgtcaacacaactcaacacagTTATATCCAAGAAGAATCACCTGCTCCTGAAAGTTCTATATGCTGCTTGTCTTACAGTTGG gtgGACTGCAGCCTTTGCTATTGGATATTCCTTGTTGCAGTTATTGGTGCAGTTTTTGGTGCAGTTTTTGGTGCAGCTATTGGTGCGGCTATTGGTGCGGCTATTGGTGCACGTTGTAATGCAGGTTATAATGCAACTTGTGATGCACGTGATGGTGCAGGTATTGGTGCAGGTATCGGTGTGGTTTTTCATGTGGTTGGTGGTGTGGTCATTTTTATGATCGTTAAATGTTGTAAATAG
- the LOC131347396 gene encoding uncharacterized protein LOC131347396 isoform X9, whose amino-acid sequence MGQGITRCFVMVLGNTMDSHKNFMDHLTKSPRLREVHSIKDSDVIIAFVPIVSRAGTDIQAAMKKIPKDKPVVLVVLHHTFNLDAVVPDVRPYVNREDVFVVDCLFHEDQGLLRSPRNDDAIRAVKNHLIREDHPEVDHYSQKDRAAVNAACDVARYGACGGAGTGVVGDDGLLRSPHNDNTEKNDKTDKDEVDCSLCYWIFLVAVIGAVFGAVFGAAIGAAIGAAIGARCNAGYNATCDARDGAGIGAGIGVVFHVVGGVVIFMIVKCCK is encoded by the exons ATGGGTCAAG GAATTACCAGATGTTTTGTCATGGTCCTTGGGAACACCATGGATTCTCACAAGAACTTTATGGATCATCTCACAAAATCACCAAGGCTTCGTGAAGTCCATTCCATAAAGGACAGTGATGTCATCATTGCTTTTGTCCCAATCGTGTCTCGAGCTGGTACTGACATTCAGGCTGCAATGAAGAAGATTCCTA aggATAAGCCTGTCGTTCTCGTGGTGCTCCACCACACCTTTAATCTAGATGCCGTTGTTCCAGATGTCAGACCCTATGTGAACAGGGAGGATGTGTTTGTTGTAGATTGTCTCTTTCATGAAGACCAAGGGTTGTTGAGATCCCCGCGCAACGACGACGCAATCAGAGCCGTGAAGAATCACCTGATCAGAGAGGATCACCCTGAG gtggACCACTACTCTCAGAAAGACCGTGCTGCAGTTAATGCTGCGTGTGATGTTGCTCGTTATGGTGCATGTGGTGGTGCAGGTACTGGTGTGGTTGGTG ATGATGGGCTGTTGAGATCCCCGCACAACGACAACACAGAGAAGAATGACAAAACGGACAAAGATGAG gtgGACTGCAGCCTTTGCTATTGGATATTCCTTGTTGCAGTTATTGGTGCAGTTTTTGGTGCAGTTTTTGGTGCAGCTATTGGTGCGGCTATTGGTGCGGCTATTGGTGCACGTTGTAATGCAGGTTATAATGCAACTTGTGATGCACGTGATGGTGCAGGTATTGGTGCAGGTATCGGTGTGGTTTTTCATGTGGTTGGTGGTGTGGTCATTTTTATGATCGTTAAATGTTGTAAATAG
- the LOC131347396 gene encoding uncharacterized protein LOC131347396 isoform X5: MGQGITRCFVMVLGNTMDSHKNFMDHLTKSPRLREVHSIKDSDVIIAFVPIVSRAGTDIQAAMKKIPKDKPVVLVVLHHTFNLDAVVPDVRPYVNREDVFVVDCLFHEDQGLLRSPRNDDAIRAVKNHLIREDHPEVDHYSQKDRAAVNAACDVARYGACGGADDGLLRSPHNDNTEKNDKTDKDEVDHNSQKVHAAVNDVRPNVERKNVNTTQHSYIQEESPAPESSICCLSYSWVDCSLCYWIFLVAVIGAVFGAVFGAAIGAAIGAAIGARCNAGYNATCDARDGAGIGAGIGVVFHVVGGVVIFMIVKCCK, translated from the exons ATGGGTCAAG GAATTACCAGATGTTTTGTCATGGTCCTTGGGAACACCATGGATTCTCACAAGAACTTTATGGATCATCTCACAAAATCACCAAGGCTTCGTGAAGTCCATTCCATAAAGGACAGTGATGTCATCATTGCTTTTGTCCCAATCGTGTCTCGAGCTGGTACTGACATTCAGGCTGCAATGAAGAAGATTCCTA aggATAAGCCTGTCGTTCTCGTGGTGCTCCACCACACCTTTAATCTAGATGCCGTTGTTCCAGATGTCAGACCCTATGTGAACAGGGAGGATGTGTTTGTTGTAGATTGTCTCTTTCATGAAGACCAAGGGTTGTTGAGATCCCCGCGCAACGACGACGCAATCAGAGCCGTGAAGAATCACCTGATCAGAGAGGATCACCCTGAG gtggACCACTACTCTCAGAAAGACCGTGCTGCAGTTAATGCTGCGTGTGATGTTGCTCGTTATGGTGCATGTGGTGGTGCAG ATGATGGGCTGTTGAGATCCCCGCACAACGACAACACAGAGAAGAATGACAAAACGGACAAAGATGAG gtGGACCACAACTCTCAGAAAGTCCATGCTGCAGTTAATG ATGTCAGACCCAATGTGGAAAGGAAGAATgtcaacacaactcaacacagTTATATCCAAGAAGAATCACCTGCTCCTGAAAGTTCTATATGCTGCTTGTCTTACAGTTGG gtgGACTGCAGCCTTTGCTATTGGATATTCCTTGTTGCAGTTATTGGTGCAGTTTTTGGTGCAGTTTTTGGTGCAGCTATTGGTGCGGCTATTGGTGCGGCTATTGGTGCACGTTGTAATGCAGGTTATAATGCAACTTGTGATGCACGTGATGGTGCAGGTATTGGTGCAGGTATCGGTGTGGTTTTTCATGTGGTTGGTGGTGTGGTCATTTTTATGATCGTTAAATGTTGTAAATAG
- the LOC131347396 gene encoding uncharacterized protein LOC131347396 isoform X11, with protein sequence MGQGITRCFVMVLGNTMDSHKNFMDHLTKSPRLREVHSIKDSDVIIAFVPIVSRAGTDIQAAMKKIPKDKPVVLVVLHHTFNLDAVVPDVRPYVNREDVFVVDCLFHEDQGLLRSPRNDDAIRAVKNHLIREDHPEVDHYSQKDRAAVNAACDVARYGACGGAGTGVVGDDGLLRSPHNDNTEKNDKTDKDEVDHNSQKVHAAVNDVRPNVERKNVNTTQHSYIQEESPAPESSICCLSYSWCVFL encoded by the exons ATGGGTCAAG GAATTACCAGATGTTTTGTCATGGTCCTTGGGAACACCATGGATTCTCACAAGAACTTTATGGATCATCTCACAAAATCACCAAGGCTTCGTGAAGTCCATTCCATAAAGGACAGTGATGTCATCATTGCTTTTGTCCCAATCGTGTCTCGAGCTGGTACTGACATTCAGGCTGCAATGAAGAAGATTCCTA aggATAAGCCTGTCGTTCTCGTGGTGCTCCACCACACCTTTAATCTAGATGCCGTTGTTCCAGATGTCAGACCCTATGTGAACAGGGAGGATGTGTTTGTTGTAGATTGTCTCTTTCATGAAGACCAAGGGTTGTTGAGATCCCCGCGCAACGACGACGCAATCAGAGCCGTGAAGAATCACCTGATCAGAGAGGATCACCCTGAG gtggACCACTACTCTCAGAAAGACCGTGCTGCAGTTAATGCTGCGTGTGATGTTGCTCGTTATGGTGCATGTGGTGGTGCAGGTACTGGTGTGGTTGGTG ATGATGGGCTGTTGAGATCCCCGCACAACGACAACACAGAGAAGAATGACAAAACGGACAAAGATGAG gtGGACCACAACTCTCAGAAAGTCCATGCTGCAGTTAATG ATGTCAGACCCAATGTGGAAAGGAAGAATgtcaacacaactcaacacagTTATATCCAAGAAGAATCACCTGCTCCTGAAAGTTCTATATGCTGCTTGTCTTACAGTTGG tgtgtgtttttatag
- the LOC131347396 gene encoding uncharacterized protein LOC131347396 isoform X10, with translation MGQGITRCFVMVLGNTMDSHKNFMDHLTKSPRLREVHSIKDSDVIIAFVPIVSRAGTDIQAAMKKIPKDKPVVLVVLHHTFNLDAVVPDVRPYVNREDVFVVDCLFHEDQGLLRSPRNDDAIRAVKNHLIREDHPEVDHYSQKDRAAVNAACDVARYGACGGAGTGVVGDDGLLRSPHNDNTEKNDKTDKDEVDHNSQKVHAAVNGACDVARYGACGGAGTGVVGDVRPNVERKNVNTTQHSYIQEESPAPESSICCLSYSWCVFL, from the exons ATGGGTCAAG GAATTACCAGATGTTTTGTCATGGTCCTTGGGAACACCATGGATTCTCACAAGAACTTTATGGATCATCTCACAAAATCACCAAGGCTTCGTGAAGTCCATTCCATAAAGGACAGTGATGTCATCATTGCTTTTGTCCCAATCGTGTCTCGAGCTGGTACTGACATTCAGGCTGCAATGAAGAAGATTCCTA aggATAAGCCTGTCGTTCTCGTGGTGCTCCACCACACCTTTAATCTAGATGCCGTTGTTCCAGATGTCAGACCCTATGTGAACAGGGAGGATGTGTTTGTTGTAGATTGTCTCTTTCATGAAGACCAAGGGTTGTTGAGATCCCCGCGCAACGACGACGCAATCAGAGCCGTGAAGAATCACCTGATCAGAGAGGATCACCCTGAG gtggACCACTACTCTCAGAAAGACCGTGCTGCAGTTAATGCTGCGTGTGATGTTGCTCGTTATGGTGCATGTGGTGGTGCAGGTACTGGTGTGGTTGGTG ATGATGGGCTGTTGAGATCCCCGCACAACGACAACACAGAGAAGAATGACAAAACGGACAAAGATGAG gtGGACCACAACTCTCAGAAAGTCCATGCTGCAGTTAATGGTGCGTGTGATGTTGCTCGTTATGGTGCATGTGGTGGTGCAGGTACTGGTGTAGTTGGTG ATGTCAGACCCAATGTGGAAAGGAAGAATgtcaacacaactcaacacagTTATATCCAAGAAGAATCACCTGCTCCTGAAAGTTCTATATGCTGCTTGTCTTACAGTTGG tgtgtgtttttatag